From the Paenibacillus sp. FSL H8-0548 genome, one window contains:
- a CDS encoding methionine ABC transporter permease, producing MPEILVQYKTEVWDAIGETFFMVGVSILAAVLIGLPVGTLLFLCRKGQILDNRFVFSILNLLVNITRSFPFLLLVVFLIPFTRLIIGTAIGTAAATVPLSIIAIAHYSRLVEQSLLDVPRGVMEAAISMGASIKEIVLKFLYVEARSGLLLGLTTSIISFISYSTIMGVVGGGGIGDFAIRYGYQQFKTDLMIYVIIIMVILVQSIQFIGSTAAKMIDKR from the coding sequence ATGCCTGAAATTTTAGTGCAATATAAAACCGAAGTTTGGGACGCTATAGGGGAAACCTTTTTCATGGTGGGTGTGTCTATTTTAGCCGCAGTGTTAATCGGTCTCCCCGTCGGAACGCTGCTGTTTCTTTGCAGGAAAGGTCAAATACTGGACAATCGCTTTGTTTTTTCAATATTAAATTTGCTGGTAAATATTACTCGTTCATTTCCGTTTTTATTATTAGTCGTTTTTTTAATCCCCTTTACAAGATTAATTATTGGTACGGCAATTGGTACAGCGGCTGCAACTGTTCCGTTATCGATTATAGCCATCGCTCATTATTCACGATTAGTCGAGCAATCCTTATTGGACGTGCCAAGAGGTGTAATGGAGGCGGCGATTTCAATGGGGGCTTCTATTAAAGAGATTGTTTTAAAGTTTCTTTATGTTGAAGCTCGTTCTGGACTCCTGCTAGGGTTAACAACGTCGATTATTAGTTTCATTTCCTATTCCACGATTATGGGGGTTGTTGGAGGCGGAGGTATCGGGGATTTTGCTATTCGGTATGGGTATCAACAGTTCAAAACTGACTTAATGATCTACGTTATTATCATTATGGTCATACTCGTACAGTCCATCCAGTTTATTGGATCAACAGCAGCAAAAATGATTGATAAGAGATAA
- a CDS encoding DUF421 domain-containing protein, with translation MWIETAKDSLLIAGRIVTIFPLMLMVGLFMGKRSLGELPVFDFLVILSLGSVVGADIAEPDVNHIHMGIAIVLIGLLQRVVSVLTIKSRKFGRMVSFEPTVVVHQGNLLVNNLKKSRYSIDNILQMLREKDVFHLADVEFAVLEANGKLTVYKKSPKSAPTLEDLGLVKRQSDLSYSLVVEGTVYKDTLSYIKKDTLWLESQLQEMGVRQEDIFYASVDDNGAIYISDKTFVNPPPIRH, from the coding sequence ATGTGGATAGAAACCGCAAAAGATTCATTGCTGATTGCAGGAAGGATCGTGACGATTTTTCCCCTTATGTTAATGGTTGGTCTTTTTATGGGCAAACGCTCTCTGGGGGAATTACCCGTATTCGATTTTCTGGTCATCCTCTCCTTAGGATCCGTCGTTGGTGCTGATATTGCTGAGCCTGACGTTAACCATATCCATATGGGAATAGCGATCGTATTGATCGGTCTCCTGCAGCGGGTTGTTTCCGTTTTGACGATCAAATCGAGAAAGTTCGGAAGAATGGTATCGTTCGAGCCGACCGTCGTCGTGCATCAAGGAAACCTATTAGTGAATAACCTGAAGAAATCACGATACTCGATCGATAATATCCTTCAGATGCTGCGCGAGAAGGACGTTTTTCATCTCGCCGATGTCGAGTTTGCCGTACTGGAGGCCAACGGAAAATTGACCGTCTACAAGAAGAGCCCAAAATCGGCGCCGACTCTCGAAGATCTGGGCCTGGTCAAGCGGCAGAGCGACTTGTCCTATTCTTTAGTCGTTGAAGGAACCGTATACAAAGATACGCTCTCTTATATCAAGAAAGATACCTTGTGGCTGGAGTCGCAATTGCAAGAGATGGGGGTTCGCCAAGAAGATATCTTCTATGCATCCGTTGACGATAATGGGGCAATCTATATTTCCGATAAAACTTTCGTCAATCCTCCGCCTATTCGACATTAG
- a CDS encoding MetQ/NlpA family ABC transporter substrate-binding protein: MKKILLFVMLFTFILAGCGQNKVNNQVAPQDTANGVVTLKVASLIPPMTDILEIVKPTLAEKGIQLEIVVLGDNVQPNSALKAGEVDANFFQHVPYMEEFNRNNAAELVPVVPIYFANYGVYAKNHNTMDELPEGAVIAIANDFSNIDRSLSLLAQHGVITLKEKTGTYYTQADITNNPKNYKFEEVDLLMLARMYDDADAVVMTPAYASPLGLTPKSDALLTEGIENNFAITLVARKDNVDSEPIQKLAEVMTGPDVREFLEENYDETAIPAF, from the coding sequence ATGAAAAAAATACTGTTATTCGTTATGTTGTTTACATTTATTTTAGCTGGGTGTGGACAAAATAAGGTAAATAATCAAGTTGCTCCGCAGGATACTGCTAATGGAGTGGTAACCTTAAAGGTCGCATCTTTAATTCCACCAATGACGGACATCCTTGAGATCGTTAAGCCAACGCTAGCAGAGAAGGGTATTCAACTAGAAATTGTTGTATTAGGTGATAATGTTCAGCCTAACAGCGCTCTTAAAGCAGGTGAAGTTGATGCGAACTTCTTCCAGCATGTCCCGTATATGGAGGAATTCAATCGAAACAATGCAGCAGAGCTAGTTCCGGTGGTACCGATCTATTTTGCGAACTACGGTGTATACGCTAAAAATCACAATACAATGGATGAATTACCAGAGGGCGCAGTAATTGCTATTGCAAATGATTTTTCAAATATCGATCGTTCATTATCTTTGCTCGCTCAACATGGTGTTATTACGTTAAAAGAAAAAACGGGTACCTATTATACGCAGGCTGATATTACTAATAACCCAAAAAACTATAAATTTGAAGAAGTAGATCTATTAATGCTAGCGAGAATGTATGATGATGCAGATGCAGTAGTTATGACGCCTGCTTACGCCTCGCCACTTGGATTAACACCAAAAAGTGACGCTCTTCTGACGGAAGGGATCGAAAATAACTTCGCGATTACTTTAGTGGCACGCAAAGACAATGTTGACTCGGAGCCAATTCAAAAGCTAGCTGAAGTAATGACGGGTCCAGACGTACGTGAGTTTTTAGAAGAAAATTATGATGAAACGGCAATACCAGCGTTCTAA
- a CDS encoding ATP-binding cassette domain-containing protein, with amino-acid sequence MIKLHHVSKNFSQFEALKSISLTINKGEIYGIIGASGSGKSTLLRIMNFLEIPDQGEVKVNDETLNDMSSSELRQARKTIGMIFQHFNLVANKTVYENVAVSLKLANVPRKVRQSRVLECLQFVGLESFADKYPATLSGGQKQRVAIARALANHPQVLLCDEPTSSLDPSTTAEILAVLENINKSFGVTIVIVSHEMDVIKSICNRVTVMADGEIYDTVVIEPKGIRQIENIAESFVKQLTGAGDIDHA; translated from the coding sequence ATGATTAAATTACATCATGTCAGTAAAAACTTTTCTCAATTTGAAGCTCTTAAATCGATATCCTTAACGATAAATAAGGGGGAGATTTATGGCATTATTGGAGCAAGTGGATCAGGTAAATCCACCTTACTGCGGATAATGAATTTTCTCGAAATTCCGGATCAAGGTGAAGTCAAAGTTAATGATGAAACATTAAATGATATGAGTAGTTCAGAACTTCGACAGGCACGTAAAACAATCGGGATGATCTTTCAACATTTTAATCTAGTGGCGAATAAAACGGTGTACGAAAACGTAGCTGTATCGTTGAAACTAGCCAATGTTCCAAGGAAAGTACGGCAAAGCCGCGTGCTGGAGTGTCTGCAATTTGTTGGGCTCGAGAGCTTTGCAGATAAATACCCAGCAACATTAAGTGGGGGACAAAAGCAGCGTGTGGCTATCGCAAGAGCATTGGCAAATCATCCACAGGTTTTGTTATGTGATGAACCGACCTCATCGCTTGATCCTAGTACAACGGCTGAAATACTGGCTGTATTAGAAAATATAAATAAAAGTTTTGGTGTTACAATTGTCATCGTTAGTCATGAGATGGACGTGATCAAAAGTATATGCAATCGCGTAACGGTTATGGCTGATGGAGAAATTTATGATACCGTAGTGATTGAACCAAAAGGAATTCGTCAGATTGAAAATATCGCCGAAAGCTTTGTTAAGCAGCTTACAGGGGCTGGTGACATAGATCATGCCTGA
- a CDS encoding HAMP domain-containing sensor histidine kinase, translating into MKSRTKLWMLMLISAIASILLFIALSVVLANIGDRGYDLNSLNAISQEVLDTIEEQQAFHAADITPLLDNTHSNHPDIRFEWIAEDGSTIYDTLGEKNNYDFRQLADRMLYMPQNLWGVDEPITLTFSISLQDQPYYLLMSLSSDAMKQGQIYFFMRTFKVLSLFMLPLIVAFLVPYLLSLWFFFSMNKRINKLNYAIGQLNLQSEITVLEDTKKDEIGQLTAHYNAMARRLQNQTEQIKQFDKRRKLLLSNLSHDLRTPLTIVLGYAETIRAGLYKNEQELQASAKIMLQRSRYMDKLLDQLLDIARQDEGNIEPNFAVHNLSEMMRKIAVDYLMLLEGQSFTVEVNIPEQDIEAWFDASLLERALRNLLDNAIRYGSEGHYLEIGLSEKDNIIFMTVIDKGRGIPVQDQEHIFERFYRADSSRKGEGLGIGLSIVKEIIAFHDGSIILTSVPFEKTVFEIRLPTNQRKQ; encoded by the coding sequence ATGAAAAGTCGAACGAAGCTTTGGATGCTTATGCTTATTAGTGCAATCGCGAGTATTCTGCTGTTTATTGCGCTAAGCGTCGTTTTGGCTAACATAGGAGATCGGGGATATGATCTGAATAGCCTGAACGCCATCTCGCAAGAAGTTCTTGATACGATTGAAGAGCAACAAGCTTTTCATGCTGCAGACATAACACCCCTACTGGATAATACTCATAGCAACCATCCTGATATTCGTTTTGAGTGGATTGCAGAAGATGGATCGACGATTTATGATACCCTCGGGGAAAAGAACAACTATGATTTTAGGCAGCTTGCGGACCGTATGCTTTATATGCCTCAGAACCTCTGGGGTGTCGATGAGCCAATTACGCTTACTTTTTCCATTAGTCTGCAGGACCAACCCTATTACCTGCTCATGAGTTTATCCAGTGACGCTATGAAACAAGGACAAATTTATTTCTTTATGCGCACCTTTAAAGTCTTGTCTCTTTTTATGTTACCGTTAATCGTTGCGTTCTTAGTTCCATATCTGCTATCTCTATGGTTTTTCTTCTCCATGAACAAACGTATTAATAAGCTCAATTATGCGATAGGGCAGCTTAACCTACAAAGTGAAATCACTGTACTAGAGGACACGAAAAAAGATGAAATCGGTCAGCTAACTGCGCATTATAATGCTATGGCTCGCCGTCTTCAAAATCAAACCGAGCAAATCAAGCAATTTGACAAGAGACGCAAGCTGCTGCTGTCAAATCTTTCACATGATTTACGTACCCCACTGACTATAGTTCTAGGCTACGCGGAAACGATTCGAGCTGGATTATATAAGAATGAGCAGGAGCTGCAAGCTAGCGCCAAGATTATGCTGCAGCGCTCTCGTTATATGGATAAATTGTTAGATCAATTGTTAGATATAGCTCGGCAGGATGAGGGAAATATTGAGCCTAACTTTGCAGTGCATAATCTATCTGAAATGATGAGGAAAATTGCTGTAGACTACCTAATGCTTTTGGAGGGCCAAAGCTTTACTGTTGAAGTAAATATCCCAGAGCAGGATATCGAAGCCTGGTTCGATGCCTCCCTGCTTGAGCGCGCGCTGCGAAATCTGCTCGACAACGCAATCCGTTACGGATCAGAAGGTCATTATCTTGAGATCGGACTGTCGGAAAAGGATAATATCATATTCATGACCGTTATTGATAAAGGACGCGGTATTCCTGTACAAGATCAAGAGCATATTTTTGAACGGTTCTACCGTGCCGATAGCAGCAGAAAAGGCGAAGGACTCGGCATTGGACTATCCATTGTCAAAGAAATCATTGCTTTCCACGACGGATCAATTATCTTGACGAGTGTCCCGTTTGAAAAGACAGTATTCGAAATCCGGCTGCCAACTAATCAACGTAAACAGTAA
- a CDS encoding alpha/beta hydrolase codes for MANVTVGNENGAPIQLHYEDIGSGKPVVLIHGWPLSGRSWEKQVSALVEAGYRVITYDRRGFGQSSQPWQGYDYDTFTADLHELILYLDLRDVTLVGFSMGGGEVARYIGTYGMERVSKAVLAGAIPPYLYKSEDNPDGGFDDAAIKGFQDGVKADRLAFLDNFTTTFFASGDRTDLVSEAFRLYNRDIAAFASPKGTLDCISAFGYTDFRGDLAKFNVPTLIIHGDADAIVPVEISGQKAHELIAGSQLVVIEGGPHGFNATHAEEFNGALLQFLKG; via the coding sequence ATGGCAAATGTTACAGTTGGTAATGAAAATGGCGCTCCGATTCAGCTTCACTATGAGGATATCGGCTCGGGAAAACCGGTCGTACTCATCCACGGTTGGCCGCTTAGCGGAAGGTCATGGGAGAAACAAGTGTCTGCTCTGGTGGAAGCCGGCTACCGCGTGATCACGTATGATCGTCGCGGTTTCGGGCAGTCGTCTCAGCCTTGGCAGGGATATGACTACGATACATTCACGGCCGATCTACATGAACTGATTCTGTATCTAGATCTCCGTGATGTGACACTTGTAGGATTCTCAATGGGTGGTGGCGAGGTTGCACGCTACATCGGTACCTACGGAATGGAACGGGTATCGAAGGCGGTGTTGGCTGGGGCGATTCCACCGTATCTATACAAATCTGAGGATAACCCGGATGGCGGGTTCGATGATGCAGCAATTAAGGGTTTCCAAGATGGGGTGAAGGCGGATCGGCTAGCATTCCTGGATAACTTCACGACCACGTTTTTTGCCTCGGGAGATAGAACTGACTTGGTCAGCGAGGCGTTCCGCTTGTATAATCGAGACATTGCGGCCTTCGCGTCACCGAAGGGTACACTCGACTGCATCTCGGCGTTCGGCTATACGGATTTCCGCGGCGATTTGGCGAAGTTTAACGTGCCAACACTAATTATTCATGGCGATGCGGACGCAATCGTGCCGGTTGAAATCAGCGGGCAAAAGGCGCATGAGCTGATTGCTGGCAGCCAGCTCGTAGTGATCGAAGGTGGCCCGCACGGGTTCAACGCCACGCATGCCGAAGAATTTAACGGAGCTTTGCTGCAATTCTTGAAAGGTTGA
- a CDS encoding AAC(3) family N-acetyltransferase — protein sequence MHTKESLMEQLIQLGIDRKGTLLVHSSMKSMGEVEGGADTVLDVFMEYMKDGLLVFPTHTWSYINAKNPKYYVDQSACCVGILPELFRKRLGVVRSLHPTHSVAALGRDAIEFTGDDHRFDTPCARGSSWGKLLDRKATILLIGVDLKRNTFIHGVEEWVDIPGRMTDDHEMLYTVLSDETEISVPSRRHCGLSWSEHFWKVDHVLENRGAMYKSSLGDAIVSVCDAAAVAEIITEMLLANPDLFSDNNPLDYDDT from the coding sequence ATGCATACGAAAGAAAGCTTAATGGAGCAATTAATACAACTCGGCATTGATCGTAAAGGAACGTTGCTAGTTCATTCTTCAATGAAAAGTATGGGAGAGGTCGAGGGCGGTGCGGACACTGTTTTGGACGTGTTCATGGAGTATATGAAGGACGGACTCCTCGTATTTCCTACTCATACGTGGTCTTATATTAATGCAAAAAATCCGAAATATTACGTCGATCAATCCGCTTGCTGCGTAGGGATATTGCCTGAGCTTTTTCGGAAGCGGCTCGGTGTTGTGCGTTCGCTGCATCCTACCCATTCGGTTGCTGCTCTGGGACGCGACGCGATAGAGTTTACAGGTGACGATCATCGTTTTGATACGCCATGCGCTAGAGGCTCATCCTGGGGGAAACTGCTCGATCGCAAAGCGACCATTTTACTAATTGGTGTAGACTTGAAGCGTAACACATTTATTCATGGCGTGGAAGAATGGGTGGACATACCAGGCAGGATGACGGATGACCATGAGATGCTCTACACTGTATTATCCGATGAGACGGAAATTTCTGTACCTTCCCGCAGGCATTGCGGTCTGTCGTGGTCGGAGCATTTTTGGAAAGTAGATCATGTCCTTGAGAATAGGGGAGCAATGTATAAGTCGAGTCTAGGCGACGCTATCGTCAGCGTTTGTGATGCAGCAGCGGTGGCAGAGATCATAACTGAAATGCTCTTAGCAAACCCGGATTTATTTTCAGACAATAACCCACTAGACTATGACGATACATAG
- a CDS encoding helix-turn-helix transcriptional regulator: MIFGEKLKTERNKKGWSQEELAEKLFVSRQSVSKWENGQNYPGIEIIIKISDLFGLTIDELLRSDEELTKKVIIASKQLAHPKLKFLFDVLFLAGLVLLVFKLVVLFLNKTTALEIPLYGGSFFWNFGSLILMVGGGIGSSMLKEKYKQD; encoded by the coding sequence ATGATCTTTGGAGAGAAGCTAAAAACGGAAAGAAATAAGAAAGGTTGGTCACAAGAAGAACTAGCCGAGAAGCTGTTTGTAAGCCGGCAGTCGGTTTCGAAATGGGAGAATGGTCAAAACTATCCAGGCATTGAAATCATTATTAAAATAAGCGATCTGTTTGGGTTAACTATCGATGAGCTATTAAGGAGTGACGAGGAGTTGACAAAAAAGGTGATAATAGCAAGCAAGCAATTGGCTCACCCGAAATTAAAGTTTCTGTTTGATGTCCTCTTTTTAGCAGGCCTTGTGCTGTTGGTGTTCAAACTCGTTGTCCTCTTTCTGAACAAAACAACGGCGCTGGAGATTCCACTGTATGGCGGGTCATTTTTTTGGAACTTCGGTTCTTTGATTCTAATGGTTGGCGGGGGAATAGGCTCCAGCATGCTGAAAGAAAAATATAAACAAGACTAA
- a CDS encoding LytTR family DNA-binding domain-containing protein: MYRVALCDDEEKQRELVKNILITLSIKSNIEFEFELFDSGEQLVSHYESSGNPFHIIILDIEMGGINGIQTAQLIRNLKNFDEQIIFLTSYPEYMVESFDVITFQYLIKPIAPHILEEKVIKLCQYFQALDKKWMIIKSAYEEVVLRYDDIIGIEAAKSLTIKSKLNFITTSQTYDSKGIISEYALALKDFNFLQIHRSIIINLIHVKKFASGAVLMSNGAEFPIGRSKVKEVKDFYTKFMVMKGH; this comes from the coding sequence ATGTATAGAGTGGCTCTGTGTGACGATGAGGAAAAACAACGGGAGCTTGTTAAGAATATCCTAATTACACTATCGATAAAGTCTAATATAGAATTTGAGTTCGAATTGTTCGATTCGGGAGAGCAGCTAGTATCTCATTATGAGAGTAGTGGAAATCCCTTCCATATTATAATATTGGATATTGAAATGGGTGGTATTAACGGAATACAAACAGCCCAGTTAATCAGAAATTTAAAAAATTTTGATGAACAAATTATTTTTCTAACAAGCTATCCAGAATATATGGTGGAAAGTTTCGACGTAATTACTTTCCAGTATTTAATAAAGCCAATTGCACCCCACATCTTGGAGGAAAAAGTCATAAAGCTGTGCCAATACTTTCAAGCACTTGATAAGAAGTGGATGATTATTAAGTCAGCTTATGAAGAAGTGGTGTTAAGATATGATGACATCATTGGTATTGAAGCTGCCAAAAGCTTAACGATAAAAAGTAAACTAAACTTTATAACAACGAGTCAAACCTATGATAGCAAAGGCATTATATCCGAATACGCATTAGCATTAAAAGATTTTAATTTCTTGCAAATTCACCGTTCCATTATTATCAACCTGATTCATGTGAAGAAATTTGCTAGTGGAGCTGTACTCATGTCGAACGGTGCGGAGTTTCCTATAGGTCGTTCGAAAGTGAAAGAGGTTAAAGACTTTTACACCAAATTTATGGTTATGAAGGGCCATTAA
- a CDS encoding alpha/beta-type small acid-soluble spore protein — MARRRRRYAVPGVEQGMQAFKADVMKREGYTVDPNRPDDVKYEVAKELGVPLQSGYNGGLTTESVGHVGGKIGGSMVRELIRLAQEQIVNREQP, encoded by the coding sequence ATGGCAAGAAGAAGGAGAAGGTATGCGGTGCCAGGGGTAGAACAGGGGATGCAGGCTTTCAAAGCGGATGTAATGAAGCGGGAAGGATATACCGTTGATCCGAATCGACCGGATGACGTAAAATATGAAGTAGCCAAGGAGCTTGGTGTACCTTTGCAATCAGGTTACAATGGTGGTCTAACTACGGAATCGGTGGGCCATGTCGGCGGCAAAATTGGCGGCTCCATGGTTCGGGAATTGATCCGTCTTGCCCAAGAGCAAATAGTAAACAGGGAGCAACCTTGA
- a CDS encoding response regulator transcription factor, whose translation MVDDEPEIRQLIRMHLEQAGLGVIEASSGRQAIQYLHENAIELLILDLMMDDGNGFEVLQYLREANAESLVIALSARREVQDKILTLGLGADDYVTKPFSPVELVARVQAQLRRHRPHSSYPAKILRLNKLVLDIDNYSLQNDGKSFSVTPVECQLLEMFMQNPDRVLTKREIYKQVWNHENFDDNNLSVFISKLRSILEPTEGSPHYLHSIRGIGYRFSGDGQ comes from the coding sequence ATTGTAGATGATGAACCCGAAATTCGTCAGTTAATTCGGATGCATTTGGAACAAGCAGGGCTTGGGGTCATAGAAGCCAGCTCAGGACGACAAGCTATTCAATACTTACATGAAAATGCCATTGAATTATTGATACTGGACCTCATGATGGATGATGGCAACGGGTTTGAGGTACTGCAATATTTACGAGAAGCAAATGCTGAGTCGTTAGTAATTGCACTTAGTGCAAGGCGAGAAGTGCAAGACAAAATCTTAACGCTCGGATTAGGTGCAGATGATTATGTCACAAAGCCTTTTAGCCCAGTGGAATTGGTTGCTCGTGTGCAAGCACAGCTAAGACGACATCGCCCTCATTCTTCTTATCCTGCCAAGATTCTGCGTTTAAATAAATTAGTGCTGGATATCGATAATTATTCATTGCAAAATGATGGAAAATCATTTTCTGTAACTCCGGTAGAGTGCCAACTGTTAGAAATGTTCATGCAAAATCCAGACCGCGTTTTAACCAAAAGAGAAATTTACAAGCAGGTGTGGAATCATGAAAACTTTGATGATAACAATTTAAGTGTTTTTATAAGCAAACTGCGAAGCATTCTTGAACCAACGGAGGGGTCTCCCCACTACCTTCATAGCATACGTGGAATCGGCTATCGATTCTCGGGAGACGGACAATGA
- a CDS encoding peroxiredoxin-like family protein, whose amino-acid sequence MTNRTLNAALQQIAATTPIEAHNLLQAFIKEQQNLGLANGLPVGGKAKDFELKDTFGRGISLYEELSKGPVVLTFYRGGWCPYCNRQLRAYQEVLPDIQALGSQLIAVSPQLPDSTLSFKEKAELTFQVLSDPKGLVSAGYRLLYDVPESLKQLFMEMNIDLKEYNGTEHWILPVPATFMIDEHAVIRSAFVTPDFMKRMEPDEIIRELRSL is encoded by the coding sequence ATGACGAACAGAACTTTGAACGCTGCATTGCAGCAAATCGCAGCGACAACGCCAATCGAGGCGCATAATCTTCTACAGGCATTCATTAAGGAACAGCAAAACTTAGGGTTGGCAAACGGGCTGCCGGTCGGTGGTAAAGCGAAGGATTTCGAATTAAAAGATACGTTTGGCAGGGGAATCTCGTTATACGAAGAGTTATCGAAAGGACCTGTTGTCCTGACGTTTTATCGCGGTGGCTGGTGCCCATACTGCAACCGCCAATTGCGGGCGTATCAAGAGGTCTTGCCGGACATTCAGGCGCTGGGATCCCAACTGATCGCGGTCAGTCCGCAATTGCCGGACTCCACGCTTTCCTTCAAGGAGAAGGCAGAGCTGACATTTCAGGTCCTTAGCGATCCGAAGGGGCTAGTGTCCGCCGGATATCGGCTGTTGTACGATGTACCAGAATCACTGAAACAGCTGTTTATGGAGATGAACATTGATCTGAAGGAATACAACGGGACAGAGCATTGGATTCTCCCCGTTCCGGCAACGTTCATGATCGATGAACATGCTGTCATTCGTTCGGCTTTCGTCACACCGGATTTCATGAAACGGATGGAGCCTGATGAGATTATACGAGAACTGCGGTCGCTATAA
- a CDS encoding sensor histidine kinase, translating into MIQYNLPIVLCVALVMCFQINLFFNSVLDKSTRKGNRVVYFIIFVVLDFIYLTVSMTTFASSILALVMIFSLAQAYRVELKTKIIFTIIYVVLMTIVNVITLYIFYVIDSVDLSTVDPTNAQAQLPFIKAILLNCIIMFAIIQMIRLIAKRRSFSIHYRYYIIFMIVPVISIYQLNFLINYSEKNIYYFISIIGFLFINVGIIYIFDNIIDKFQFMHENAQLQNQMDYQDANYEKTVHSFKSIKRIIHDTNQQFLYIEECINRNELAAAREHIKVTLNKVEGAYQRVNTGNLVIDALVTNTLNIGQANGIKINTKLSLYSQELNIDRYDLCVALGNMLDNAIEASKKVKIAEDRYILIKIHSDESALFIHIVNHMENESAHLHSQKSNPDFHGIGLTNISRICDKYGGNMTIEANHKVFNNMVLIPF; encoded by the coding sequence ATGATTCAATATAATCTGCCTATTGTTCTCTGTGTCGCACTTGTCATGTGCTTTCAAATCAATTTATTTTTTAATTCGGTCCTAGATAAGTCAACCAGAAAGGGGAATAGAGTTGTTTACTTCATCATATTCGTGGTGCTTGATTTCATATATTTGACGGTTTCTATGACTACTTTTGCATCCTCGATCTTAGCATTGGTGATGATATTTAGTTTAGCGCAAGCTTATCGAGTAGAGTTAAAAACAAAAATTATTTTTACGATAATTTATGTGGTTCTAATGACTATCGTTAATGTTATAACCCTTTATATTTTTTATGTGATTGACTCCGTTGACTTAAGCACCGTTGATCCTACAAATGCACAAGCTCAATTGCCCTTTATTAAGGCAATATTACTCAATTGCATTATCATGTTTGCTATCATTCAGATGATACGGCTCATAGCCAAACGCAGGAGCTTCTCTATCCATTATCGTTACTACATTATATTCATGATTGTCCCGGTAATAAGTATATATCAACTTAATTTTCTAATTAATTACAGTGAAAAGAATATTTATTATTTCATATCGATCATTGGATTTCTTTTCATAAATGTGGGCATCATCTATATTTTTGATAACATTATTGATAAATTTCAATTCATGCATGAGAATGCTCAATTGCAAAATCAAATGGATTATCAGGATGCGAACTACGAGAAAACGGTGCATAGCTTCAAATCGATTAAGAGAATCATTCATGATACAAATCAGCAGTTTCTATATATTGAAGAGTGTATTAACCGAAATGAATTAGCAGCGGCAAGGGAGCATATTAAGGTTACATTGAATAAGGTCGAAGGAGCCTATCAAAGGGTGAATACGGGTAATCTAGTGATAGATGCCCTTGTTACGAATACGCTTAATATTGGCCAAGCGAATGGCATAAAAATAAATACAAAGCTAAGCTTATATTCACAGGAATTAAATATTGATAGGTATGACTTATGTGTCGCGCTAGGCAATATGTTGGATAATGCGATAGAGGCATCCAAGAAGGTTAAAATTGCAGAGGATAGATACATACTTATTAAGATACATTCAGATGAGTCTGCTCTATTTATCCACATTGTTAATCATATGGAGAATGAGTCTGCCCATTTGCATAGCCAAAAGTCAAACCCAGATTTTCATGGCATTGGCTTAACAAATATATCTAGAATCTGCGACAAGTATGGCGGGAATATGACCATTGAAGCGAATCATAAAGTTTTTAATAATATGGTTCTAATCCCATTTTAG